A genomic segment from Diadema setosum chromosome 11, eeDiaSeto1, whole genome shotgun sequence encodes:
- the LOC140235393 gene encoding motile sperm domain-containing protein 2-like codes for MASNTNANANSSRQATDLRQQIKDNKAKVDELRTRFFEECGEENGESLYDPRDLDWVRKSDAYVHSVFLIGKQDIDAALEKMKKILKWRKEFGVNDITFESFPEEFQQMGALYSHATDKKGLRILWYRVKFYRKEPEYQKWARKMTVYWLNKLQKSNPYDRIVVMEDMTGAGLANMDIEMVRFMITCFELYFPAFVDMLYIYDMPWILNAAWKIVENFLSAVAREHIKFIRGKEVQTYIDLDSLPPHMGGSDTYEWRYIPEDEDLEMKDVEAEEEEIDGGDVADGDVTFRSVDGDNDLSLQPVNNAVQSPRQQRQPKKVHFQDNLEDKENVDPDHNSSHRKHKRHGSHSKRSKSRDVHSGPLISIRPGELLVFEAPSSISGSEGISSSLTITNTTERRVVYKVKTTTPERYKVRPSMGPVNPGSSIHITITLLSGPGELVVRDKFLILSSEPAEGASFKATSEMAHFWKSVRLEDRFEHRMSCLYSPHKSARADTPEAADRNVQSILTKLKIMEFQMAEMKSQISRLLWLQGFVLLTVLLLLLFLYFHRPTEGVLVSYDASGQSSCPEATEKFLRGARESL; via the exons GACAACAAAGCCAAAGTAGATGAGCTGAGAACTAGGTTCTTTGAGGAATGTGGTGAAG AAAATGGCGAGTCCCTGTATGACCCACGTGACCTGGATTGGGTGAGAAAGAGTGATGCTTACGTACACAGCGTCTTTCTGATTGGTAAGCAGGACATTGACGCAGCGCttgaaaagatgaagaagatcCTGAAATGGAGAAAGGAGTTTGGTGTCAATG ATATCACATTTGAGAGTTTTCCAGAAGAGTTCCAGCAAATGGGGGCGCTCTACTCTCATGCTACGGACAAAAAGGGACTTCGCATAT TGTGGTACCGGGTCAAGTTCTACCGCAAGGAGCCAGAATACCAGAAATGGGCCAGGAAGATGACCGTGTACTGGCTCAACAAGCTCCAGAAGAGCAACCCGTACGACAGGATTGTTGTCATGGAGGACATGACGGGGGCGGGGCTTGCCAACATg GATATTGAAATGGTGCGATTCATGATCACATGCTTCGAGCTGTACTTCCCTGCTTTTGTTG acatGCTGTACATATATGACATGCCATGGATACTTAATG CTGCATGGAAGATTGTGGAGAATTTCTTGTCAGCGGTGGCAAGGGAACATATCAAGTTCATCCGTGGGAAAGAAGTGCAAACGTACATCGACCTCGACTCGTTACCACCACACATGGGCGGAAGT GATACGTACGAGTGGAGATACATCCCAGAGGATGAAGACCTAGAGATGAAGGATGTGGaggcagaggaggaggagatagATGGAGGAGATGTCGCCGACGGCGATGTGACCTTCAGGTCAGTGGATGGGGACAATGACCTCTCCTTGCAGCCAGTGAACAATGCTGTCCAATCGCCACGGCAACAGAGACAGCCCAAGAAA gTTCATTTCCAAGACAATCTTGAGGACAAAGAGAATGTTGATCCCGACCATAACTCAAGTCACAGGAAACAT AAAAGACATGGAAGTCACTCTAAGCGTAGTAAATCGAGGGACGTGCACAGTGGACCACTTATTAGTATAAG ACCGGGAGAGCTGCTGGTGTTTGAAGCTCCCTCCAGCATCTCAGGGTCGGAAGGCATCTCCTCCAGTCTCACTATCACCAACACGACTGAGAGGAGAGTGGTATACAAG GTGAAGACTACCACCCCAGAGAGGTACAAAGTCAGACCCAGTATGGGCCCAGTGAACCCCGGCTCATCCATCCACATCACCATCACCCTGCTCTCAG GCCCGGGAGAGTTGGTGGTGAGGGACAAGTTCCTGATTCTCAGCAGTGAGCCGGCGGAGGGTGCCTCGTTCAAGGCGACCAGCGAGATGGCGCACTTCTGGAAGTCAGTCAGACTCGAGGACAGGTTTGAACACAG AATGAGCTGTCTCTACAGTCCCCATAAGTCTGCCAGGGCAGACACGCCGGAGGCTGCTGACCGAAATGTACAGTCCATACTCACCAAG CTAAAGATCATGGAATTCCAGATGGCCGAGATGAAGTCACAGATCTCCCGCCTCCTCTGGCTTCAAGGTTTCGTTCTCCTCACTGTCCTCCTTCTCCTGCTCTTCCTGTACTTCCACCGACCAACAGAGGGCGTCCTGGTGTCGTACGACGCCAGCGGTCAGTCCAGCTGTCCTGAGGCCACGGAGAAGTTCCTCCGGGGAGCCCGAGAGAGTCTATGA